The following coding sequences lie in one Globicephala melas chromosome 15, mGloMel1.2, whole genome shotgun sequence genomic window:
- the BHLHA15 gene encoding class A basic helix-loop-helix protein 15: MKTKSRPPRRRVPPQDPEATPGERTSDRPPPGSGPDAAKALRSRRARAQGARAEGGRRRPGPGSRRESSVQRRLESNERERQRMHKLNNAFQALREVIPHVRADKKLSKIETLTLAKNYIKSLTATILTMSSGRLPGLDGPVPKLYQHYQQPQQAARGALGASEAPPEGHLQKFSTQIHSFREGS, from the coding sequence ATGAAGACCAAGAGCCGGCCTCCCCGGCGCCGGGTGCCCCCGCAAGACCCAGAAGCCACCCCAGGGGAGCGGACGTCCGACAGGCCACCGCCGGGCTCGGGGCCAGACGCAGCCAAGGCTCTGCGGAGCCGGAGGGCGCGCGCGCAGGGGGCGCGGGCAGAGGGCGGGCGCCGGCGGCCGGGGCCAGGGAGCCGGCGGGAGAGCAGCGTCCAGCGGCGGCTGGAGAGCAACGAGCGCGAGCGGCAGCGCATGCACAAGCTCAACAACGCCTTCCAGGCGCTGCGCGAGGTCATCCCGCACGTGCGCGCCGACAAGAAGCTCTCCAAGATCGAGACGCTCACGCTGGCCAAGAACTACATCAAGTCGCTGACCGCCACCATCCTGACGATGTCCAGCGGCCGCCTCCCGGGCCTGGACGGGCCAGTCCCCAAGCTCTACCAGCACTACCAGCAGCCGCAGCAGGCGGCCCGGGGCGCGCTCGGGGCCTCCGAGGCCCCGCCCGAGGGCCACCTGCAGAAGTTCTCCACGCAGATCCACAGCTTCCGCGAGGGCTCCTAG